Proteins co-encoded in one Novosphingobium sp. PP1Y genomic window:
- a CDS encoding alpha/beta fold hydrolase, which translates to MVRPLGAGLLALVACAAASNAGAAPRAGTVVTATVDPAGVDTTLSLKALKQRYSDAASRSMVIGGLAIRYKDEGQAGGHDPAIVLLHGSYGSLDGYDALVAALASDHRVIRFDMPGMGLSEGQPVSGSAPTVMGDAVLAALLDRLGVKQAVLVGTSSGGVIASYYAAAHPERVRALVLANVPSDPVDNANIPRSPALRAEFERAASTGMRDLRYWQVYLEWLQGRPERLTAATVSRYRDMNAREGKSRSAWRSTGKVPEVYATLASIVSPTLLIWGRHDFVLPIHTMRDLEARLPAASVSSIVLDDVGHYPPLEVPERFARILRTYLENVAGGE; encoded by the coding sequence TTGGTACGTCCTCTAGGCGCAGGGCTCCTTGCCCTGGTAGCCTGCGCTGCGGCATCGAATGCTGGCGCAGCGCCCCGCGCCGGTACGGTAGTCACGGCCACCGTCGACCCCGCAGGCGTAGATACGACGCTCAGCCTCAAGGCGCTCAAGCAGCGCTACTCCGATGCCGCATCGCGGTCCATGGTTATTGGAGGGCTCGCGATCCGTTACAAGGACGAGGGCCAAGCAGGAGGCCATGATCCTGCGATCGTCCTGCTTCACGGGTCCTACGGGTCGCTGGACGGTTATGACGCTTTGGTTGCCGCACTCGCGAGTGATCACCGCGTCATCCGCTTCGACATGCCCGGAATGGGCCTGTCCGAGGGGCAGCCCGTGAGCGGAAGCGCACCTACCGTGATGGGTGACGCGGTACTCGCTGCCTTGCTCGATCGGCTCGGCGTGAAGCAGGCCGTGCTCGTCGGGACGTCGAGCGGTGGAGTGATCGCTTCCTATTATGCAGCTGCTCATCCCGAGCGCGTGCGCGCGCTGGTCCTTGCCAATGTGCCGTCCGACCCGGTGGATAATGCGAACATACCGCGTTCGCCTGCCTTGCGCGCCGAGTTCGAGCGCGCCGCGTCGACGGGGATGCGGGATTTGCGCTACTGGCAGGTCTACCTGGAATGGCTGCAAGGACGACCCGAACGCCTGACCGCCGCGACCGTGTCGCGGTATCGTGACATGAATGCGCGGGAAGGCAAAAGCCGCTCCGCCTGGCGCTCGACAGGCAAGGTACCGGAAGTCTACGCGACGCTCGCGTCGATCGTGAGCCCCACCTTGTTGATCTGGGGGCGACACGATTTCGTCCTGCCGATCCACACCATGCGTGACCTCGAGGCGCGGCTTCCGGCCGCTTCGGTCTCGTCGATCGTCCTCGATGACGTCGGTCATTATCCCCCTCTCGAAGTGCCGGAGCGCTTTGCGCGCATCCTACGGACTTACCTCGAAAACGTGGCGGGCGGGGAATGA
- a CDS encoding mechanosensitive ion channel family protein, with amino-acid sequence MQPGFAVCYLPMGLSAYSASASSYTAFCLNGMYDKRCDDVTCTFHECNEPPNIHNALRKQLIAFLHDFEARACCWGLAMKRLMWFLLARWLVFAGLAMAPFAATASDAASRQLEAPTATARTPGARPGKQSAFGALISGFDNRAEKARKLLRRDAGDLSIEHQNELDDMRALMAADRDRIDGLMARSTFDIRLLNAQIAALGPGPGEGAVEASAISARRERLDERLSRAMAPILELQERRARAALLVADIDARTSAIANSRRFDRGLSPLDPRTWARAAGEVRNAINVVRGRASIVDNPLLFVGLGLASILVLGVLSYWLGRKVWRAVVDRVMRKIASSEGVIRHLALIMALDLIAAAVFVVALAISASLFVVTLVAIFKPDEVSLIVATLMVAATIVAGGQWLGRSIMASPFKQLRLLVLPQDSEKSAVATVRNLSIVLAAEFMLATLEVRGMLAVNVSRLLSSILVAGGAWLIWRMAAFLRLARDHDREQHQLAGTHGATINFSGTIARLMRFFAIVALVAAVVGYVFLARSILTSTLLSLALVCMAVYLHRSVSLVVNSLAEGALKQYRRLLHFLPLVAGFILVLMVLPVLAIIWGYNANQIGEGILLLKNGMQFGEVRISAGDVVTFFVVFFIGFFVTRWIQRFLSLAIIPELGIDSGAQASIVTFLGYVGITLAAFVAIATTGLDLSSLAFVAGALSVGLGFGLQSVVENFVSGILLLIERPVKVGDWVEVGQYSGIVRKIAVRSTHIETFDRHQIIVPNSQLITEVVKNRSFSVGPSRITVPVGVAYGTDLDRARDVLLEIAHANDKTLEYPEPAVAMDGFGDSAINLKILAFVAEATDGAPTASALNFEIARRFEDEGISIPFPQRDLHVRTLPAGYGT; translated from the coding sequence ATGCAGCCAGGTTTCGCCGTTTGCTATTTGCCAATGGGCTTGTCCGCCTATTCGGCGAGCGCTTCCAGTTACACCGCATTTTGCCTCAATGGTATGTACGACAAGCGCTGTGACGATGTTACGTGTACCTTTCATGAGTGCAATGAGCCGCCCAACATTCACAATGCGCTTCGGAAACAGTTGATTGCGTTTCTTCATGATTTCGAAGCACGCGCATGCTGCTGGGGATTGGCGATGAAAAGGCTGATGTGGTTTCTGCTGGCTCGATGGCTTGTCTTTGCAGGGCTGGCGATGGCGCCCTTTGCGGCGACTGCGAGCGATGCCGCGTCTCGCCAGCTTGAGGCGCCAACCGCCACTGCCCGGACACCAGGTGCCAGGCCAGGCAAGCAATCCGCATTCGGTGCCCTGATTTCCGGGTTTGACAACCGCGCCGAAAAGGCTCGGAAGCTACTGCGCCGGGACGCCGGCGATCTCTCCATCGAACATCAGAACGAACTGGACGACATGCGGGCACTCATGGCCGCAGACAGGGACAGGATCGATGGTCTGATGGCGCGCAGCACTTTCGACATCAGGTTACTGAATGCCCAGATTGCGGCGCTCGGACCTGGACCGGGTGAGGGCGCGGTCGAAGCTTCGGCGATATCTGCACGCCGTGAAAGGCTTGACGAGAGGCTGTCCCGGGCGATGGCACCTATTCTGGAATTGCAGGAAAGACGGGCAAGGGCGGCTTTGCTGGTTGCCGATATCGATGCGCGCACCAGTGCCATCGCAAACAGCCGGCGGTTCGATCGCGGCCTTTCCCCGCTCGATCCGCGAACATGGGCGCGTGCCGCCGGCGAAGTCCGCAATGCCATCAATGTCGTGCGAGGCCGCGCATCCATTGTCGACAATCCGTTGTTGTTCGTGGGCCTGGGACTGGCAAGCATCCTGGTGCTGGGCGTGCTTTCTTACTGGCTCGGCAGAAAGGTCTGGCGAGCCGTTGTTGATCGCGTCATGCGTAAAATCGCCAGCAGCGAAGGCGTCATCCGCCATCTGGCGCTCATCATGGCTCTTGACCTGATTGCGGCTGCCGTCTTCGTCGTAGCGCTGGCTATCAGCGCGTCACTGTTCGTCGTCACTCTCGTCGCCATATTCAAACCCGATGAGGTCTCTCTGATCGTCGCGACGCTGATGGTTGCGGCCACAATCGTTGCTGGCGGCCAGTGGCTGGGGCGCAGCATCATGGCATCGCCATTCAAGCAACTCCGGCTTTTGGTACTGCCGCAGGATTCGGAGAAAAGTGCGGTTGCCACCGTTCGCAACCTCTCCATCGTGCTCGCGGCTGAATTCATGCTTGCAACACTTGAAGTGCGCGGGATGCTTGCCGTCAACGTGTCGCGGCTGCTTTCCTCTATCCTTGTGGCCGGCGGCGCCTGGCTGATCTGGCGCATGGCTGCATTCCTGCGCCTTGCGCGCGATCATGACCGGGAACAGCATCAGCTGGCGGGCACCCACGGGGCGACCATCAACTTCAGCGGCACCATCGCTCGCCTGATGCGCTTCTTCGCCATAGTGGCTCTGGTTGCAGCCGTGGTCGGTTACGTGTTTCTCGCCCGCTCAATCCTCACATCTACCCTGCTGTCGCTGGCACTTGTGTGCATGGCTGTATATCTGCATCGCAGCGTCTCTCTGGTGGTGAACAGCCTCGCGGAAGGGGCGCTCAAGCAATATCGGCGATTGCTGCATTTCCTGCCGCTTGTGGCTGGTTTTATTCTGGTCCTGATGGTCCTGCCCGTGTTGGCAATCATCTGGGGTTACAACGCCAATCAGATCGGCGAAGGGATCCTGCTGCTGAAGAATGGCATGCAATTCGGCGAGGTCCGGATTTCAGCAGGCGATGTCGTCACCTTTTTCGTCGTGTTCTTCATCGGCTTTTTCGTCACCCGCTGGATCCAGCGTTTCCTCAGTCTCGCCATCATCCCCGAACTTGGCATCGATTCCGGTGCGCAGGCATCGATCGTCACTTTTCTTGGTTATGTCGGCATAACTCTCGCAGCCTTTGTCGCGATCGCTACCACCGGGCTCGATCTCTCCAGCCTCGCGTTCGTCGCCGGTGCACTTTCGGTAGGTCTCGGCTTCGGCCTGCAATCCGTCGTCGAGAACTTCGTGAGCGGCATCCTGCTGCTGATCGAGCGTCCGGTGAAGGTGGGCGATTGGGTTGAGGTCGGCCAATATTCCGGCATCGTTCGCAAGATCGCGGTACGCTCCACCCATATCGAGACCTTCGATCGGCACCAGATCATTGTGCCCAATTCGCAGTTGATCACCGAAGTCGTGAAGAACCGCAGTTTCTCGGTCGGACCATCGCGCATCACTGTGCCCGTTGGGGTGGCCTATGGCACTGATCTGGACAGGGCGCGCGATGTGCTCCTTGAAATAGCGCATGCGAACGACAAGACGCTCGAATATCCGGAACCGGCAGTTGCGATGGACGGCTTTGGCGACAGCGCGATCAACTTGAAGATCCTCGCCTTCGTGGCAGAGGCGACTGATGGTGCCCCGACGGCGTCGGCCCTCAATTTCGAAATTGCCCGTCGATTTGAGGATGAAGGCATTTCCATACCGTTTCCCCAACGCGATCTGCATGTCCGGACATTGCCCGCAGGCTACGGAACCTGA
- a CDS encoding L,D-transpeptidase encodes MALALSLLSITFVSKANAQGAVASSPPEFARDIDRLKPGEWVWAPEVAPSGPVLIYVDLSRQIAIVYRNGIRIAATTVSTGRPGHPTPTGVFTILQKDARHRSSTYNNAPMPYQQRLTWDGVALHAGGLPGYPESHGCVHLPIGFARELFAITDLGGTVVVEGDAADHVVTSENSLLAPFNERGEAIEKPTLRSGERFRWNPEFVASGPLSIIVSKLDQRIVVLRSGVEIGRSVATIDDPDPGSHVATRIIQNGQAKWTFVGMTGHEDEDGKALDEAQLNRVRMPREFRELLMAAVEPGTTMLITNSRVGSGARPHLTLVDAIEHHE; translated from the coding sequence ATGGCGCTGGCCCTTTCGCTCTTGTCGATTACGTTCGTGTCGAAGGCAAACGCGCAAGGGGCCGTTGCCAGCTCTCCGCCGGAATTCGCGCGTGACATCGACAGGCTCAAGCCGGGTGAATGGGTTTGGGCACCCGAAGTTGCCCCCAGCGGTCCTGTCCTGATTTACGTCGATCTCTCGCGCCAGATCGCCATAGTCTATCGCAACGGCATACGCATCGCGGCAACCACGGTCTCCACCGGAAGACCCGGCCACCCGACGCCGACCGGCGTTTTCACCATCCTGCAAAAAGACGCAAGGCACCGGTCCAGCACTTATAACAACGCGCCCATGCCCTACCAGCAGCGGCTGACATGGGACGGTGTGGCGCTGCATGCGGGCGGCCTGCCGGGTTATCCCGAAAGCCATGGCTGCGTGCATCTGCCGATCGGATTTGCACGCGAGCTGTTTGCAATCACCGATCTGGGGGGAACGGTCGTCGTCGAAGGCGATGCCGCGGATCACGTAGTCACGAGCGAGAACAGCCTGCTCGCCCCGTTCAACGAGCGCGGGGAGGCGATTGAGAAGCCGACCTTGCGGAGCGGCGAACGCTTTCGCTGGAATCCTGAATTTGTTGCCAGCGGTCCGCTTTCGATCATCGTCTCCAAGCTGGATCAGCGGATTGTCGTATTGCGCAGCGGCGTGGAGATCGGGCGCAGTGTTGCCACCATCGATGATCCCGACCCCGGTTCGCATGTCGCCACCAGGATCATCCAGAATGGACAGGCGAAATGGACCTTTGTCGGCATGACAGGGCACGAGGATGAAGATGGCAAGGCCCTTGACGAAGCGCAACTGAACAGGGTCCGCATGCCGCGTGAATTCCGTGAGCTGCTGATGGCGGCAGTCGAACCGGGCACGACAATGCTGATTACCAATTCACGCGTAGGCAGCGGAGCAAGACCGCATCTCACGCTGGTGGATGCGATCGAACATCATGAATGA